DNA from Triticum aestivum cultivar Chinese Spring chromosome 7D, IWGSC CS RefSeq v2.1, whole genome shotgun sequence:
ctccctcgtttacggggcagaagcagttctccccacggaactcacgtacgggtcaccccgagtgctcgcttatgatgagcttgagcaagagcaattgcggcaagatgacgcaacgctcctcgaggaagatcgtcttcgggcggctgtgcgagcagcacgctaccagcaagccttgcaatgctaccatagccgcaaggttcatgcccgaagctttgaggaaggcgaccttgttcttcggcgcgttcagtcggccaagaattccaacaagttgacgccgaagtgggaaggcccttatcgggcaatacgagtcaccaggcctggcgcagtccgcctagagaccgaagatggtattccagtgagcaactcctggaacatcgaacatcttcgcaaggtTTACAAGTAAGGTGCGGTCgccgggctccccggcagaccaccttttgtacaagccttgccggcaaggcatgtaaccttTTGTACAAAGACAGACAAAGACcccgagcataaataaatgaagcgctggcgccctaagttttagcatgcatgctaggttgagtctctctctatTGGGGTTGATAGTGCTCGGCGGCAACTAACCCTTAGCATacaggtcgagtgtgcgtctctttgttcctttccatcctcttttGTTCACAGGGTGCATGGACATTTCTGTTGAGCTGTTTGGAGGAAAGAGAACGGGCCTACGCTCTAACCCCGGCAAGCaaaggttgtcgggggctgcagatccaaaaacccgaccacggcgaGCCAAGATCGCCGGGGGCTGCAAAATCAGATAAGTCCTTTTCCCCCACTCTATGCTTCCGTATAAAACTTGAACGTACGAGACTTCACTCACTCTCATACCATCTTGCTCCCTCTGTCCCGTGTCCAAAAACCTTactttgggccggaacttggttgtagtgcgatgggaAGGGAATGGGTGAGGGGCCTAATCCTACTTtacccctacctccgccaagggcgtgagcgtAGCCGGGCTATAGGGCCGGAGGACGACAAGGTCTGTTGCCGAGTTAcgatgtttatcttaagataacaaggattcgttccttcgTGTGGGCCCTgcccacacacaaaagaaacccggcaaacacccttctcttcattaatacattgttaacaagtacaattcatacggaatgcaTACATGAGCAAGGGGGTTACGAGATTTAAATCTTACAAAGGCTCGTAGGCTTAAAAACTGAAAAGAGGttaggtgcccgtaatccctttcttgtccctctccgcaggaaatggaacaagatggCGAGAGGGAAGAAAGAGCACCTAGGCGAggcacgagcagcagaagacaccaagggaacatcccggagGCCGCCcagaagagggctggtgatgatggcgCCAGGAGAAGAGCCGAAAGACGAGGCAGCGGGTCGCCAATACGAGacaaaggcgtcggtgccatcatactccgacttgacggcctgccacccgccttcttcgtctcctccggccttcccacgccatccgcccaaggaggcgaccccgagaagttcaaggagctggcgatgcagatgatggtgctgccggcgtcgcccaGGGACGGTGTGTCCGGCGCCTAGTCGGACCCATCATCcccccgcccgctaccctcgtcgccGTTGTCGTTGTCCTCCCCATcactatcgctcgaggaggagctttcgtcattGGTCGAGCTCTCTGCGcagcaccctagcctgtgtcccgagcgcccgaagaccttgacggagagcaggtcgctctccgctaacttgaagcagaggacgtgcccctccatcaagcagtgggcacgtgagaaGGTTTGCCAACCCCGACAGAAGAGCATTACATGAGGGGCAGGGAACCTTGTGTTCGCCCACATGGCGCCATGACAACACTCCTTCATGCAAAGCCTCAACCTCGGTGGCCGGTCGACCTCTAGTACCCTCGCGAACGCTTCAGGAAGACGGAGACGACTGCGCGGCGGCTCGCGCAGTTGTAGAATAAACTCCAGCGCCGTGTCCCCGACATGGCTGCGTGGTGAAGCAGGAGGAGACagcggaggagatggagacggagatgaTGACGATGCGGGTGTCCCCCGTCCATGcccgcctctgcctcgaccgcctcgccgGCCGCGACCCCGGCCGGTGCCTCTGCCGCGGCCGGCGCCTCTGCCTCTAGCATGGCCCTCGTCTTGGGCGTCCGGCTCTTCTTTGACCGCCGCCGCTCTCTGACGGGAGGAAGACCTGGACGCCTCCGCAGGGGCACGACCACgaccacgccccctcgccatgacgAGGAGAAAAGAAGGAATCAGACTAAGAGAAGATAGGTGCGAGAAAACGCTGTGCCTCTCCCCTTATATAGAGGGACGAGGCTGAACGGGCCTCGGCGCGACCGCCCCAATCAACCAATCCAGCCGCCGGGGGCACAAGGGgacgggaccgacccgctgccccaatcagggGCGCCCGGCCCCCCGCCCCGGCATTCAAAGCCCGTGCCTTCCATGGCCGCCGCCTGCCCTTCCTGACGCATGAAGGACACGCGGCGGGCGAGCCAGAACTCAGATGGCAAGTGGAATGGCCGTTTagcaccccgtgatcgtggggagcgGGTGCCATAATGGCCATGACCCGAGCGcacccagtaaatgagccgcgcccctgcggCTTCCTCTGTTTATTACGAGGAaagcgcgggccgcctctttaccatttaccacgatgtgatgcaggcgtgcagcaaccgccccatgcacgacccccacgtcatgcattcaacgcgactcgtggggaagcgcaacgggCGAGGAAGTTACTGCAGTAAAAAGAATTCGGCCCCgaatgcccgcgcaccgttctgggcccagCCCAACAACGAATTGCgattatgtgtggcccaggcccgggggctcctgtcggtgtacgaaagtaggggctctcctttgtactccttacttgtgcacgggcagtcaagaGCCTCGCGTGCGACCACACCTAGCAGGGCAGAGGAGAAAGACCGAAGCACAAGACTACGAGAGCGACGCCAAGACAAGGGCGCAAGAAGGCCAAGCAATAAGATGAGCTCCCCCAGGAGGGCACTTGCCGGGGCGGCCCGCTCGACCCCGGCAAGAACCCTTCGCCGAGGCAACTCACCCAACGCCAACATcgcagccacccttgagcctaagagctctgacaccatcaacaacgttggagccaaggctcgggaagcgcctgcatgatggcatgcagatctttgtgaagacaaagagcctATGAatcctagatgagaaccagaagaccaGACGACCGCAAGACTCCTTgctgaggatgcccacgaggccccggcaaggctccttgccgaagaTACCCCCGAAGCCCCGGCAAGCTTCTTGCCGAGGGCACtcacaaggccccagcaagactcttgccgggaatATACGCAAGACCGTGGCAAGCCCTTGCCGCCCCGTCGTtgccccagctcagcggccaacCCACCAGCTAAGGCAAGTTCCCATGTAGCGGTACGTGGTTCCTAATCCAaccagtcaagcacctgcgtggtggcatgcaggtctttgcgaagaccctaccaccacaccatctcagcagcctgctagcctacatggcgctgcatgcctcgtttgCCTGGACGCGCGTCGCAGCcagacggagcggcgacggacgggacgggccttgttgccgtccccgataaagcaaggggacaccaaagtagcacatttaatgctctttgtcccgtaatgacaggcgataagcttgtacactgtacacctttccacctcctgtatgccgctgtggcagcccctttttactataaaaggaggcccaaggcgtaccgAGGAAGTATTCGGATATTTTGAACTACGCacacaccatagctagttcaagagctcaagaacactcaaatatacaccaaaataggactagggtattacgcatcctcgcggcccgaacctgggtaaacgatctttgtgctggcgactagacccgctctttgcacaaccccgcgcccgccaaccgtagaagtgattccagtgatcccataggtgtcatttccaccgacagATCCACATACCACTAAGAAGAAAAAACACTGTCGAGGTTGTCACCAAGCTTCATCGTCATCACTCCATGAGCCAGCGACCACGACTTCCCCATCAACTTCATCAACGAAGCCTTTGTCGCAGCAGACGCCAAGACCCATACTGGCCCATGCCAAATAGACAACCACCCGCATTGGTGTCTAGACAGCTCCGACTTGAGCGACGAACCAGGTAGCAGAATGAGCGTTGAGCCTGCGCCGAGCTGGACGCCGCAGCCGAACCACACAATACTTACATAATATTCATGGATACATCTTTCGTTGGTATTCATGTCGCATACATACACAATATTCGTAAAAATAAGAGTATATTTGTCGACAAAGCTCACTAGTGGGGTATAATTTACATCGAGCCTGGCTTGGAGGTACGACATCATGTAATTGTTATGGACGTGCTTGCCAATGGAAGAGAGCTCATCTTCGAGAAATACTCCATGGCTGTCCTGTTTCCCTCATGAATGTTGGCAATCCTTATCTTGTTATTGATGACTTGTGCTCAAAATTGACCCGAGGACACATTCTCAAGCATGGTCCAGATTTGTGGCACGCTCGTCATTCACACCACCCGTGTCAAGACATCTTTAAAAAACAAATTGAGGATATCTCCTAGGACGTATTAGTCCTAAGCCAACCACATAGGCCGGATTGTAGATTCATTCTTTTCCTCATTGGTTGTTTTCTCGATAATCTTGCGTGATGTCAGGAAAGATCCATCAAGATAACTAGTGAGTTGGGCACCATGAACTGTGGGCAAGACTTGTGCTCCCACATAACGTGGTTTTCCCTTGTGAGTTTTCCTGTATTTATTGGCTGAGGGAAGCAGGAATGGAGGAAAAAGATGATTCCGTTGATATGAATCTAGGAAAGGCTAGCTATATCCAATCATGATACCGATAGGTCAAAGCATATCAAGCCTCGTAGGGCCGGATGGTCTTATATTGATCGAGCCATACAGTAGAGATTACAACGGCTGGGTAAAAGGCTCAAGGTGCATAAAAGAACTAGAGATAAACTACAAACCTGAACCTCTGTACGATTAGCTTGGTTTACATGATTGTAAGAACCTACACCATAAAATGATGAAAGGGGATCTATTCATCTAACTTTAACTCCATGTGCGTTGATCCAACAATCTAACTCCAAAAGTTTTGGTTTCAATGCCTCTCCATTGGACACAAATCATCGACTTTGGTATAGGAATTTTCTTCCGAAGATAGTAAGTGCTTCTATGTTACTTAATTGCATAGAAATTAATCACCCTTGTCTTGTTAAGGCCTAGGgtgatcctccttttctaaaaaaagctcACACAATTGTAGACATAGATGTATAGTAGAAAGAAATCTTGATGCACCTAAACAACGACAAGATAATCTAATGGATTTCATACCATCACCATTAAATGATAGGAGAATACAAGAAACTATTTGTGATGTACACAAGGCTGATCGTCTTCAATCATATGATTTTCTAATCACAAAATATCAGAGAGCAATGGTATCCTGTGAATTTCCATGGAGCTTGAATTGTTGGTTTGTTGTACTGACATCGTAAAAAACACGCACATGAATAATCTTGTTATGAGATACAACCATACAATATCTCAAACCCTATTAATTTGATTTAAGGGATCCATTGTGGAAAATGCTTACAAAAAAATGCATATGAAAGGAGTCAGCGTGCCAGACGACAAATGGAGATGAAATTAAGGAATTAAAGTGGCACACGACAAAAAGGAAATGGAAGTAGTCAATGCGACATGGGATAAAGAGAGATGAAATGAGTCAGCACACTACACAACAAATGATTCAATGCGACACATGCCAAAAGGAGCTGAAATGAGTCAACACGCTATGCGACAATTATATATCTTGAGAACCAAAATGTTCACATTTGGTGGTCAGATTGGACTTAATGATCTATATTTAGAGAGATCTAGGGCACCACTTAAGCTCATTGTTACAAAGAAAGTCCAGAATGATACAATGCTCTACAAGAATTACTACTAAATGTGCTGCGTGGTGAATGTGATACTAGGTTTTTCTCCCCCATGTACTTTCTAAAGGGGGCAACAAACCAGAATTTCATGAGCTTACCTATAGTCTTTTCGTTTTAGAGAACAACATGGGGGGAATGATATCCCATGGCTTCCAATCAATATACCCGTTTTTTGGATGCATCGAGAGTGTGGATTGTCAAGATACTGAATTCTCATGTGAGTTATGAGCTACTATTGACTGTGAtatggcctgtaatttttttatAAGAACAAAGAAATAATCCAATGCATACAATCTACATGataatttttttaatgaaaaaggagTCTATGCACCACGCAAAAAATGGAGAAGAATTGTAAAAGTAGAAAATTTCCTTTTCCATTGGGTGGGTCATCATCTTCTTCAAAAGAAATCCTAAAAAGAGAAAACCATTAGATCAATGCATCCTATTGGATTCCATTTAAAGCAATGAGCTTAAGTGGTGACTCTAAGTCTTTCTATATAGAAATCATTGGGTGCCAATCTGGCCCTCCAAATCCAATTTCTTTTTATTCTCACGACGTATATTTGTTGCATAGTTCATTATCTCCTTTCATCTTAATTTGTCATGTGTCGTGTTGAATCATTTCATTTCCATTTTTCAATTGGTGAGCTAACTCCTTTCATCTCTCTTTGTCGATTGGCGCTTTGACTCCTTTCTACCCCTCTCTCATGTGGCACATTGTGTTCTTTCATCTCCAACAGTCGTGTGGCACATTGACTCCTTTCATCTCCATTGGCCAGGTTTTTTCAAGCATTTTTCCACAATGATAGTAAGCGCTACCGCATCCCTTAAATCATATTAATAGGATTTGTCAGATCATATGTTGGCATATCATAATATAATTATTCATGTGCATGAATAATGCGAGCTCCAGGGAAGTTCATAGGAAATCATTGCTCTCTAATATTTTGCAAAAAAGAACAAAAACAACAGCCATCGCTTGCCTACTTCTTCAAGAATGTGTTTTAAGTGGTTGGGAGTTCCACTCGTCTAAATCACACCATAGGATTTTGGTCCCACACTTAAAATTTTAACTTTTTTTTCAttgcttctcaatttatggatgaTGCCCTCAGAATCTATAAGCATTGCCATGTTCCTTTTGTGCTTGCTTCAGAGTGATTGCGATAAAGTTTGACTGGATCCTGGACTCCGTCGAGTCTGGGCTTTTGAAATTAGTTGAGGTGTATTTTTGTTGGACATGCTCATATAGATGTCATCTATTTCACCTAGAAATTTTCATGTAATACATGTTTATATGTTGTTCAGTAACTCCTCTGAATCCGGATTGTTCAGTAACTTCAGTTGTGTCCTGAGACGAGGAAGCTAATAGAGGTTTTGGGTTGTGTTCTTAGATGGCTGTGAGGTTTGTGCTGATTTGTTTTTTAATCAGTATTTTTCTTGATGGCGTTTGCTTTTCCAGGTGGGAAGAAGTTCGGACAACATGGTCATGATGGGTGGGAACCGAAGGCAGATGATGGAGGATGCGGCGCAGGACAAGTTTCTCGAGGGTTTAGGCGTCCTCATCGTTGACGACGACCGCGTCTACCTCAAGGCACTTGAAGCCCTCTTGCGCCGCTGCAAATACCAACGTGAGTCTCTTGATCCCTCCACTTCGCCATAGTCCATTAGAATCGGGGCCTTGTGATCTATTTGTTTCCCTGCGAATAATGCTTACCGCTATGCAGCAACGACGGTGATGGATGCAAAGATGGCGCTGAGGATGCTCATGGCCGGGAAGCAGCAGTTTGACCTGGTCAGGGACGTGCGCATGCCAGACATGGACGGCTTCAAGCTCCTCGAGCTCATCCGCCTCGAGATGGATCTGCCCGTCATCAGTACTCTCACTGCTCTCATTCCAAAGTCCAATTTTTGTGTTTTGCATCCATGAGCACTGCCAATAGTTTTTAAGAACATACTTTACTCCTCAATCTCGGAGATACCTTGAGAGGGTATTAATTTCTTTGGGCAGCATGTGAGATCCTATATATTTTGGATGATTTTATGAAACCAATTACACATGCACGGCACCCGCACTCTATTTCTAACCTGGAAGAGTTCTTAAGAGCGAGATCCCCACTGAGTCCGAACCAACGGGGTCCTATCTAACCATTCATCCATCCGATCGGATGGCGAGTGGGGTAGGAGAGCGGAGGTGGAGCGACACATGAGTTAGTAGGGGATGTAGTGTCCGTTTCTAGCCCAAACCAATGGGATCCTATCTAACCATCTGTCTGATCGGATGGCGAGTGGGGTAGGAGAGTGGAGGTGGAGCAACACATGAGTTAGTAGGGGATGTAGTGTCCGTTTCTAGCCCAAACCAATGGGATCCTATCTAACCATCCGTCTGATCGGATGGCGAGTGGGGTAGGAGAGCGGATGTGGAGCGATACATGAGTTAGTAGGGGACGCAGTGTCGGTTTCTTGCCCAAACCAATGGCATGAATACTACAATTAAGAAATATCTATGTTGTATTGATATTTTTAAGATTACTacttgtcggggaaacgacacctatgagatcactggaatcctttctacggttggcgggcgcgggtttgtgagaagagcaggtttaggagctaggacaaagatcatttacccaggttcgggccgcgaggatgcgtaataccctagtcctgctttggtgtgtatttcagagtgttcttgagctgtcgaactagctacggtggctgcatagttccaaagagctgaatccccctccagtatgcctcgggcctccttttatagtcgaaagggggttgccacagtggcacacaggaggtggaaaggcgtacagt
Protein-coding regions in this window:
- the LOC123171408 gene encoding two-component response regulator ORR25-like → MVMMGGNRRQMMEDAAQDKFLEGLGVLIVDDDRVYLKALEALLRRCKYQPTTVMDAKMALRMLMAGKQQFDLVRDVRMPDMDGFKLLELIRLEMDLPVISTLTALIPKSNFCVLHP